The following proteins are co-located in the Apium graveolens cultivar Ventura chromosome 5, ASM990537v1, whole genome shotgun sequence genome:
- the LOC141661630 gene encoding putative fasciclin-like arabinogalactan protein 20: MAKLSLTLATLSLLLLSLISLATSFPAQTIANAVDALSNSGYIAMSLTLQLTSNALLTPQLRSATIFSPPDAAFSLSGQPSISLLQLHFVPVAFTSDGLKSLPYGTKIPTFSSTHSLTVTTAFSNSSDSVSLNNVNVTGSPIYDDGALVIFGVERFFDIEFTPVTPIQSPNSDLGCVLMKDYPRLSSGGYSFREASGMLRSRGYAVMASFLDMQLLGFLGDPKLTVFAPVDELMIEKVNDFADYYLLFLRHVVPCKLSWTDLANVENGTELHTYLEGFNLNVTRSDNLFMVNEVEVTFPDMFYSDWLVVHGVRQILSLRTNSDEEGNVPGDDRFGGDQNPQIVPHNERFGSDRNSSIVPNNGRIGSDQNSSILPPTGRIGSDQNSSIVPPKGRVGSGQNSSSMSNSTRLGSAQNSSSMSNSTKLGSDQNSSSVSNGTRLGSDHNSSTAPGSS; encoded by the coding sequence ATGGCGAAACTCTCACTAACTCTCGCAACTCTCTCTCTCCTCcttctctctctcatctctctcgcCACCTCATTCCCCGCCCAAACTATCGCAAACGCCGTCGACGCTCTCTCCAACTCCGGCTACATCGCCATGTCGCTAACTCTCCAGCTCACATCCAACGCATTGCTAACTCCTCAGCTCCGCTCCGCCACAATCTTCTCACCGCCTGACGCCGCCTTTTCGCTCTCCGGTCAGCCGTCAATCTCGCTTCTCCAGCTCCACTTCGTTCCCGTCGCTTTCACAAGCGACGGCCTCAAATCTCTCCCGTACGGTACGAAAATACCTACCTTCTCTTCTACGCATTCGCTTACGGTTACGACAGCTTTTTCGAATAGTTCCGATAGTGTTTCGTTGAATAATGTAAATGTGACGGGATCGCCGATTTATGATGACGGAGCGTTAGTGATTTTCGGTGTGGAGAGGTTTTTCGATATCGAGTTTACGCCGGTAACGCCGATACAGAGTCCTAATTCGGatttaggatgtgtgttgatgaaGGATTATCCGAGATTATCATCAGGAGGTTATTCGTTTCGAGAAGCTTCTGGAATGTTGAGGTCGAGAGGTTATGCGGTGATGGCGAGTTTTCTAGATATGCAGTTGTTAGGGTTTTTAGGTGATCCGAAACTCACTGTTTTTGCGCCTGTTGACGAATTGATGATTGAGAAGGTGAATGATTTTGCGGATTACTATTTGTTGTTTCTGAGGCATGTTGTTCCGTGTAAGCTTTCGTGGACGGATTTAGCGAATGTCGAGAATGGAACGGAGTTGCATACTTATTTGGAAGGCTTTAACTTGAATGTTACGAGATCGGATAATTTGTTTATGGTGAATGAAGTTGAGGTTACGTTTCCTGATATGTTTTATAGTGATTGGCTTGTTGTTCATGGTGTTCGTCAGATTCTTTCGTTGCGTACGAATTCGGATGAAGAGGGGAATGTTCCGGGTGATGATAGGTTTGGCGGTGATCAGAATCCGCAAATTGTGCCTCATAATGAAAGGTTTGGCAGTGATAGGAATTCGTCAATTGTGCCTAATAACGGAAGGATTGGTAGTGATCAGAATTCGTCGATTCTGCCTCCAACCGGAAGGATAGGAAGTGATCAGAATTCCTCGATTGTGCCTCCTAAGGGAAGGGTTGGCAGTGGTCAGAATTCGTCAAGTATGTCTAATAGCACAAGGCTTGGGAGTGCTCAGAATTCGTCAAGTATGTCTAATAGCACAAAGCTTGGCAGTGATCAGAACTCGTCAAGTGTGTCTAATGGCACAAGGCTAGGCAGTGATCACAACTCGTCAACTGCGCCTGGCTCGTCTTGA